A portion of the Bufo gargarizans isolate SCDJY-AF-19 chromosome 7, ASM1485885v1, whole genome shotgun sequence genome contains these proteins:
- the LOC122943298 gene encoding protein kinase C delta type-like — MKITDFGLALVNMHGDRTATSYAGTIGYIAPEMLARKEYNAGVDWYSFGVILKEMVTSDCAYHQTIDDASSGIKSIIRKLLRKDPARRLGVNGNIRKHRFFQRMDWVSVEALELPPPYTPEPTEPHHRPRPFHLDKLEAAEVRTPISAADQALFEGFSFCQLGNP, encoded by the exons ATGAAGATCACTGATTTCGGTCTCGCACTTGTCAACATGCATGGAGACCGAACAGCCACCTCATACGCTGGAACAATCGGCTACATAGCTCCTGAG ATGCTGGCTAGGAAGGAGTATAACGCCGGAGTAGACTGGTATTCTTTCGGTGTCATCTTGAAAGAAATGGTTACCAGTGATTGTGCGTACCATCAGACAATCGATGATGCATCCTCCGGCATTAAGAGCATCATTAGAAAG CTCCTTCGGAAAGATCCTGCCAGACGCTTAGGAGTTAATGGTAACATCAGAAAGCACCGATTCTTTCAGCGTATGGACTGGGTCTCTGTGGAAGCCCTAGAGTTGCCTCCACCATACACACCTGAG CCAACTGAACCTCATCATCGTCCTAGACCATTCCATCTGGACAAACTGGAGGCAGCAGAGGTCAGAACACCTATTTCAGCAGCGGACCAGGCCTTGTTCGAGGGATTTTCTTTTTGTCAACTTGGAAACCCTTGA